In one Kineococcus rhizosphaerae genomic region, the following are encoded:
- a CDS encoding ATP-binding cassette domain-containing protein codes for MADLALRGLTVTGPGGRALVRDVDLDVAAGERVLLAGPSGAGKSTVLRALAGLLDDDVEATGDVRLAGRAPVPGEIGLLVQDPLDAVVAETAGRDTAFGPENAGRDRTGIWRRVARAHAAARFTAGRDRLVATLSGGERQRLALAGTLAADPAVLLLDEPTAMLDAATADAVRAAVLEAAAGRSLVVVDHDLAAWAPHVDRVVLLGVDGRVAADGPPGRVLTPGLGLWVPGAGTPELLDVPVGLLEPALPLEGTALRGSGLGLVRTRRGLRPRPAATVLRDVDVTVRAGAVTALTGDSGAGKSSLLAVLAGLARPTGDLLAAAGLAGRRGRRAPHTWTSTELAARTGWVPQFPEHTFLAATVAAEAAATARVLGRDPARARTLLELLGLADRADANPFRLSGGEQRRLALAGALAAGPVLVLADEPSVGQDRGTWSAVAGLLRAAARDGAAVVVSTHDARLLDALEPAERVHLVSGTAQGVAA; via the coding sequence GTGGCTGACCTCGCGCTGCGAGGTCTGACGGTCACCGGCCCGGGGGGGCGCGCCCTCGTGCGCGACGTCGACCTCGACGTCGCCGCGGGCGAGCGGGTGCTGCTCGCCGGGCCCAGCGGGGCGGGCAAGTCGACCGTCCTGCGGGCCCTGGCGGGGTTGCTCGACGACGACGTGGAGGCCACCGGGGACGTGCGGCTGGCGGGGCGCGCGCCCGTGCCCGGCGAGATCGGCCTGCTCGTGCAGGACCCGCTGGACGCCGTCGTCGCCGAGACCGCCGGGCGCGACACCGCCTTCGGGCCCGAGAACGCGGGACGGGACCGCACCGGGATCTGGCGGCGCGTCGCGCGCGCCCACGCCGCGGCCCGCTTCACCGCCGGCCGCGACCGGCTCGTCGCGACCCTGTCCGGCGGGGAACGGCAACGGCTGGCGCTCGCGGGCACCCTGGCGGCCGACCCCGCCGTCCTCCTGCTCGACGAGCCGACGGCCATGCTCGACGCCGCCACCGCCGACGCCGTGCGCGCGGCCGTCCTGGAGGCCGCGGCGGGCCGCAGCCTCGTCGTCGTCGACCACGACCTCGCCGCGTGGGCGCCGCACGTCGACCGCGTCGTGCTGCTCGGCGTCGACGGCCGCGTCGCCGCGGACGGGCCGCCCGGACGGGTCCTGACCCCCGGGCTGGGCCTGTGGGTCCCCGGGGCGGGCACCCCCGAGCTCCTCGACGTCCCCGTCGGCCTCCTCGAACCCGCCCTGCCGCTCGAGGGGACGGCGTTGCGGGGCAGCGGGCTGGGACTGGTCCGCACGCGCCGGGGGCTGCGGCCCCGGCCGGCGGCCACGGTCCTGCGCGACGTGGACGTCACGGTCCGCGCGGGTGCCGTCACGGCCCTGACGGGCGACAGCGGTGCCGGCAAGTCGAGCCTGCTCGCGGTCCTGGCGGGCCTGGCCCGGCCCACCGGCGACCTCCTCGCCGCCGCCGGGCTCGCGGGACGCCGCGGCCGGCGGGCCCCGCACACCTGGACCTCGACCGAGCTGGCCGCGCGCACCGGCTGGGTGCCGCAGTTCCCCGAGCACACGTTCCTGGCCGCCACCGTCGCCGCCGAGGCCGCCGCCACCGCCCGGGTCCTGGGCCGCGACCCCGCCCGCGCGCGGACGCTGCTGGAGCTGCTCGGGCTGGCCGACCGCGCCGACGCCAACCCCTTCCGGCTCTCCGGCGGCGAGCAGCGGCGGCTGGCGCTCGCCGGGGCCCTGGCCGCCGGTCCCGTCCTCGTCCTGGCGGACGAGCCGAGCGTCGGGCAGGACCGGGGCACGTGGTCGGCCGTGGCGGGGTTGCTGCGGGCGGCGGCGCGCGACGGCGCGGCGGTCGTCGTCAGCACCCACGACGCGCGGTTGCTCGACGCGCTCGAGCCCGCCGAGCGCGTCCACCTGGTGTCCGGGACGGCGCAGGGGGTGGCCGCGTGA
- a CDS encoding ECF transporter S component, with the protein MSTTVSRTRGTRHWRTVDLVTAAVLGVAFGVVFWGWDVLYAAVSPVFTAVPFVQSVLAGVWLLPAVVGALVVRRPGAALFAELVAASVEALLGNQWATSVLISGAIQGLGVEIAVALFAWRRFGPGVAVLGGVLAAVLEGVYELFAYYAGEWTLPFQAVYVGCFVVSGAVVAGLGGWALVRALARTGALSAFAAGREHRG; encoded by the coding sequence ATGAGCACCACCGTCAGCCGCACCCGGGGCACCCGGCACTGGCGCACCGTCGACCTCGTGACCGCCGCCGTCCTCGGCGTCGCCTTCGGCGTCGTCTTCTGGGGTTGGGACGTGCTGTACGCGGCCGTCTCGCCCGTCTTCACCGCGGTCCCGTTCGTGCAGAGCGTCCTGGCCGGGGTGTGGCTGCTGCCGGCCGTCGTCGGCGCCCTCGTGGTGCGCCGGCCGGGGGCCGCGCTGTTCGCCGAGCTCGTGGCCGCGTCCGTCGAGGCGCTGCTGGGCAACCAGTGGGCCACGTCGGTGCTGATCTCCGGCGCCATCCAGGGCCTGGGTGTGGAGATCGCGGTCGCGCTGTTCGCCTGGCGCCGGTTCGGCCCGGGCGTCGCGGTCCTGGGCGGGGTCCTGGCCGCCGTCCTGGAGGGCGTCTACGAGCTGTTCGCCTACTACGCGGGGGAGTGGACGCTGCCCTTCCAGGCGGTCTACGTCGGCTGCTTCGTGGTCTCGGGCGCCGTGGTCGCCGGGCTCGGCGGGTGGGCGCTGGTGCGCGCGCTGGCCCGCACCGGGGCCCTGTCGGCCTTCGCCGCGGGCCGCGAGCACCGTGGCTGA
- a CDS encoding DUF4235 domain-containing protein, which produces MSSIVWKLVGPGAGILATAVASRLTKKIWVTATGSPPPDNPEDPDVAWKEAVVWALASGAIIGLTRLVVERQAAVWYRKSFGELPPGLGPGDDGAVEANS; this is translated from the coding sequence ATGAGCTCGATCGTCTGGAAGTTGGTCGGCCCGGGCGCCGGCATCCTCGCGACCGCGGTCGCGAGCCGTCTCACGAAGAAGATCTGGGTCACCGCGACCGGGTCCCCGCCCCCGGACAACCCGGAGGACCCGGACGTGGCGTGGAAGGAAGCCGTCGTGTGGGCGCTCGCGTCCGGGGCGATCATCGGTCTGACCCGTCTCGTCGTCGAGCGCCAGGCCGCGGTCTGGTACCGCAAGAGCTTCGGGGAGCTGCCGCCCGGCCTCGGCCCGGGCGACGACGGGGCGGTCGAGGCGAACTCCTGA
- a CDS encoding CsbD family protein, whose protein sequence is MSAADKIKNAAEDLAGKAKEAVGGAKGDEELRREGQKDQAAADLKQRGEHVKDAFKG, encoded by the coding sequence ATGAGCGCCGCTGACAAGATCAAGAACGCCGCCGAGGACCTCGCCGGGAAGGCGAAGGAAGCCGTCGGAGGCGCCAAGGGCGACGAGGAACTGCGCCGCGAGGGTCAGAAGGACCAGGCCGCCGCCGACCTCAAGCAGCGCGGCGAGCACGTCAAGGACGCGTTCAAGGGCTGA
- a CDS encoding NAD-dependent epimerase/dehydratase family protein, translated as MALRVLFIGGTGIISSACADLAVRRGIDLTVLNRGTGKRPLPAGAKVLTADVRDPSAVREALGDSEFDVVVDFVAFTPEHVAADVEQFRGAVGQYVFVSSASAYAKPVGHLPITESTPLRNPFWSYSRDKIACEELLTREWRENGFPAFVVRPSHTYDRTSVPLDDGWTAIDRMRRGKPVVVHGDGTSTWVLTHHADFAQGFVPLLGEPAVTGDVVHLTSDEVLTWDGIARRLASAAGVDDPRIVHVPSEVVAREAPDRGPGLLGDKAHSVVFDNTKLKRLVPGFAATTSFAQGAREIVAHHDANPALQVVDPEVDAWQDRLVERFG; from the coding sequence GTGGCGTTGCGCGTCCTGTTCATCGGCGGTACCGGGATCATCAGCTCGGCCTGCGCCGACCTGGCGGTCCGCCGCGGGATCGACCTGACCGTGCTCAACCGGGGGACCGGCAAGCGTCCGCTGCCCGCCGGCGCGAAGGTCCTGACCGCCGACGTCCGCGACCCCTCCGCCGTGCGGGAGGCGCTGGGGGACAGCGAGTTCGACGTCGTCGTCGACTTCGTGGCCTTCACCCCCGAGCACGTCGCCGCGGACGTCGAGCAGTTCCGCGGCGCGGTCGGCCAGTACGTCTTCGTCTCCAGCGCGAGCGCCTACGCCAAGCCCGTGGGCCACCTGCCGATCACGGAGTCGACGCCCCTGCGCAACCCGTTCTGGTCGTACTCCCGCGACAAGATCGCCTGCGAGGAACTGCTCACGCGCGAGTGGCGCGAGAACGGGTTCCCGGCGTTCGTGGTGCGGCCCAGCCACACCTACGACCGCACGAGCGTCCCGCTGGACGACGGCTGGACGGCGATCGACCGGATGCGGCGCGGCAAACCCGTCGTGGTGCACGGCGACGGCACCTCGACGTGGGTGCTCACCCACCACGCGGACTTCGCGCAGGGTTTCGTCCCGCTGCTCGGGGAACCCGCCGTGACGGGTGACGTCGTGCACCTGACGAGCGACGAGGTCCTCACCTGGGACGGCATCGCGCGGCGGCTGGCCAGCGCGGCCGGGGTGGACGACCCGCGCATCGTGCACGTCCCGAGCGAGGTCGTCGCCCGGGAGGCACCGGACCGGGGGCCGGGGCTGCTGGGGGACAAGGCGCACTCGGTGGTCTTCGACAACACCAAGCTCAAGCGCCTCGTGCCGGGGTTCGCGGCCACGACGAGCTTCGCGCAGGGTGCCCGGGAGATCGTCGCCCACCACGACGCGAACCCGGCCCTGCAGGTCGTCGACCCGGAGGTCGACGCCTGGCAGGACCGGCTGGTGGAGCGGTTCGGCTGA
- a CDS encoding SDR family oxidoreductase: MTDSPSPLPDRAPTPVRTPPPGAHALVVGATGITGTALAEQLVAAGWRTSGLSRRPPAVEGVEHVRADLFSRESLQAELAGLAPTHVFITAWARQDTEAENVRVNGAMVRDLLAVLGPQGSLRHAALVTGLKHYLGPFEAYGQGNLPDTPFLEDADRLDVENFYYAQEDELFAAAARHGFGWSVHRAHTVTGFAVGNAMNLVPTLGAYAAVVRATGRPFTFPGSRTQWDGVVDLTDAGQLADHQLWAATTPAAADTAFNVVNGDVVRWRRLWPRLAGHLGVEPAGPGDEPLTLAEQMREAEPVWARLVDEHGLVEPDLSKVASWWHSDSDLGRDVEVLADMTRSRLAGFTGYVSTERALLGLVDRYRRARVLPA; the protein is encoded by the coding sequence ATGACCGACTCCCCGTCGCCGCTGCCCGACCGCGCCCCCACCCCCGTGCGGACCCCGCCCCCCGGGGCCCACGCCCTCGTGGTGGGCGCCACGGGCATCACCGGCACCGCCCTGGCCGAGCAGCTCGTCGCCGCCGGCTGGCGCACCTCCGGGCTGTCCCGGCGCCCCCCGGCCGTCGAGGGCGTCGAGCACGTGCGGGCCGACCTGTTCTCCCGCGAGAGCCTGCAGGCCGAGCTCGCCGGCCTGGCCCCCACCCACGTGTTCATCACCGCCTGGGCCCGCCAGGACACCGAGGCCGAGAACGTCCGCGTCAACGGCGCCATGGTGCGCGACCTGCTGGCCGTCCTGGGCCCGCAGGGGTCGCTGCGGCACGCCGCCCTGGTCACCGGCCTCAAGCACTACCTGGGGCCCTTCGAGGCGTACGGGCAGGGGAACCTGCCCGACACCCCGTTCCTGGAGGACGCCGACCGGCTGGACGTGGAGAACTTCTACTACGCCCAGGAGGACGAGCTGTTCGCCGCCGCGGCCCGCCACGGCTTCGGCTGGTCGGTCCACCGGGCCCACACCGTCACCGGCTTCGCGGTGGGCAACGCCATGAACCTCGTGCCCACCCTCGGGGCCTACGCCGCCGTCGTGCGCGCCACTGGCCGCCCCTTCACGTTCCCCGGCTCGCGCACCCAGTGGGACGGTGTCGTCGACCTCACCGACGCGGGGCAGCTCGCCGACCACCAGCTCTGGGCCGCCACCACGCCCGCCGCGGCCGACACCGCCTTCAACGTCGTCAACGGCGACGTCGTCCGCTGGCGCCGGCTGTGGCCCCGCCTCGCCGGGCACCTCGGCGTCGAACCGGCCGGGCCGGGCGACGAACCCCTCACCCTGGCCGAGCAGATGCGCGAGGCCGAACCCGTCTGGGCCCGGCTGGTCGACGAGCACGGGCTCGTCGAGCCGGACCTGTCCAAGGTCGCGTCGTGGTGGCACAGCGACAGCGACCTGGGCCGCGACGTCGAGGTCCTCGCCGACATGACCCGCAGCCGGCTCGCCGGGTTCACCGGGTACGTCAGCACCGAACGGGCGCTGCTGGGGCTCGTCGACCGCTACCGCCGGGCGCGGGTGCTGCCCGCCTGA
- a CDS encoding helix-turn-helix domain-containing protein, with product MDDTGNEGFAARLARELRAARLQAHLSTAALAAATGVSRGAVLKVESGTTQPSAALLGRLCGPLGLTLSSLFARVEGPERQDERVVRAAQAPVWTDPATGYRRRSLSPAGEDLELTEIELPAGSAVTYPAAAYARIHQQVWVLEGVLALTEGATEHLLGAGDCLALGPAADCTFRGHGDGPARYLVVTAPA from the coding sequence GTGGACGACACCGGGAACGAGGGCTTCGCGGCCCGGCTCGCCCGCGAGCTGCGGGCGGCGCGCCTGCAGGCCCACCTGAGCACGGCCGCCCTCGCCGCGGCGACCGGCGTCTCGCGCGGGGCGGTGCTGAAGGTGGAGAGCGGGACGACGCAGCCGTCGGCCGCGCTGCTCGGCCGGCTCTGCGGGCCGCTGGGGCTGACGCTGTCGTCGCTGTTCGCGCGCGTCGAGGGCCCGGAGCGGCAGGACGAGCGCGTCGTGCGCGCCGCGCAGGCACCGGTGTGGACGGACCCGGCGACCGGGTACCGGCGCCGCTCCCTGTCACCGGCGGGCGAGGACCTCGAACTGACCGAGATCGAGCTGCCGGCCGGCTCGGCCGTGACCTACCCGGCGGCCGCGTACGCGCGGATCCACCAGCAGGTGTGGGTGCTCGAGGGGGTGCTCGCCCTCACCGAGGGCGCGACCGAGCACCTGCTCGGAGCCGGGGACTGCCTGGCGCTCGGCCCGGCGGCCGACTGCACCTTCCGGGGCCACGGGGACGGTCCGGCCCGCTACCTGGTGGTCACGGCCCCGGCGTAG
- the dcd gene encoding dCTP deaminase, whose protein sequence is MLLSDRDIRAQLDSGRVALEPFDPSMVQPSSVDVRLDRFFRLFDNHKYSVIDPAQEQPDLTRLVEVAPEEAFILHPGEFVLGSTYEVVTLPDDVSARLEGKSSLGRLGLLTHSTAGFIDAGFSGHVTLELSNVATLPITLWPGMKIGQLCFFQLSSPALNPYGSDASGSRYQGQRGPTPSRSAQNFHRTRV, encoded by the coding sequence GTGCTGCTCTCCGACCGCGACATCCGCGCCCAGCTCGACTCCGGTCGCGTCGCCCTCGAGCCCTTCGACCCCTCGATGGTGCAGCCGAGCAGCGTGGACGTGCGCCTGGACCGCTTCTTCCGGTTGTTCGACAACCACAAGTACTCGGTCATCGACCCGGCGCAGGAGCAGCCGGACCTGACCCGCCTGGTGGAGGTGGCGCCGGAGGAGGCGTTCATCCTGCACCCGGGCGAGTTCGTGCTGGGGTCGACCTACGAGGTCGTGACGCTGCCCGACGACGTCTCGGCGCGCCTGGAGGGCAAGAGCAGCCTGGGGCGGCTGGGGCTGCTGACCCACTCGACGGCCGGCTTCATCGACGCGGGCTTCTCCGGTCACGTGACGCTGGAGCTGTCGAACGTGGCGACGTTGCCGATCACCCTGTGGCCGGGCATGAAGATCGGTCAGCTGTGCTTCTTCCAGCTGTCCTCCCCCGCCCTGAACCCCTACGGCAGCGACGCCTCGGGGTCGCGGTACCAGGGTCAGCGCGGCCCGACGCCGAGCCGGTCGGCGCAGAACTTCCACCGCACCCGCGTCTGA
- a CDS encoding EAL and HDOD domain-containing protein produces MTTNGEADVHWPSPAPSSPPGPSGSGVFAASEDPAGSIAPVRVGRQGIYDADRQLVAYELLFRNHGRASAELAEGSEQDHATSQVISATFGDFGVEQIAGDRLLFINLTRGFFTGELPIPCSPSQVVLELLENVDVDEAVMAGLHRLRAQGYRIAVDDFIGEEHRLPAVALADYVKIDVEAAGDDFEAVLALARAHNPTATIVVERIEDDALFARCLAAGAQLFQGYGLQRPVTLEAVSLTPSQLVCLRLVRALTGADAPLREIEDLVASDPALSLRVLKTVSSAAFGTKTGITSLRQAIVLLGRQQLCSWVVLMLLGGVTSVDTEALTMVLTRAAACARLAAGHADEAYTVGLLSGVATVLGMRDAELVETTGVAHSVRAALVERTGPAGKALRAVLAYEEDEPFVITDAGHAVYEVSRAYLAALSGAMVTVSSVLDHP; encoded by the coding sequence GTGACGACGAACGGGGAGGCCGACGTGCACTGGCCCTCCCCCGCGCCGTCGTCGCCGCCCGGTCCGTCCGGGTCGGGCGTCTTCGCGGCCTCCGAGGACCCCGCGGGGTCCATCGCCCCGGTCCGGGTGGGCCGGCAGGGCATCTACGACGCCGACCGGCAGCTGGTCGCCTACGAGCTGCTGTTCCGCAACCACGGCCGGGCCTCGGCCGAGCTGGCGGAGGGCTCGGAGCAGGACCACGCGACGTCGCAGGTCATCAGCGCCACGTTCGGCGACTTCGGGGTGGAGCAGATCGCCGGCGACCGCCTCCTGTTCATCAACCTGACCCGCGGCTTCTTCACGGGTGAGCTGCCGATCCCCTGCTCGCCGTCCCAGGTCGTCCTGGAGCTGCTGGAGAACGTCGACGTCGACGAGGCCGTGATGGCCGGGCTGCACCGGCTGCGCGCGCAGGGGTACCGGATCGCGGTCGACGACTTCATCGGCGAGGAGCACCGGCTGCCCGCCGTCGCGCTGGCCGACTACGTCAAGATCGACGTCGAGGCCGCGGGGGACGACTTCGAGGCGGTCCTCGCGCTGGCCCGGGCGCACAACCCGACGGCGACGATCGTGGTGGAGCGCATCGAGGACGACGCGCTGTTCGCCCGCTGCCTGGCCGCGGGCGCGCAGCTCTTCCAGGGCTACGGCCTGCAGCGGCCGGTGACCCTGGAGGCGGTGAGCCTGACGCCGTCGCAGCTCGTGTGCCTGCGCCTGGTCCGGGCGCTGACGGGTGCGGACGCGCCGCTGCGCGAGATCGAGGACCTGGTCGCCTCGGACCCCGCGCTGAGCCTGCGGGTGCTGAAGACGGTGTCGTCGGCGGCCTTCGGCACCAAGACGGGCATCACGTCGCTGCGCCAGGCGATCGTCCTGCTGGGCCGTCAGCAGCTGTGCTCGTGGGTGGTGCTGATGCTGCTGGGCGGGGTGACGAGCGTCGACACCGAGGCCCTGACGATGGTCCTGACCCGCGCCGCGGCGTGCGCGCGACTGGCGGCCGGGCACGCCGACGAGGCGTACACGGTGGGTCTGCTGTCCGGGGTGGCGACGGTGCTGGGGATGCGTGACGCCGAGCTCGTCGAGACGACGGGGGTGGCGCACTCGGTGCGCGCGGCGCTGGTCGAGCGGACGGGTCCGGCGGGCAAGGCGCTGCGTGCCGTGCTCGCCTACGAGGAGGATGAACCGTTCGTCATCACGGACGCCGGGCACGCCGTCTACGAGGTCTCCCGCGCCTACCTCGCTGCTCTCAGTGGCGCTATGGTCACCGTGAGTTCCGTTCTGGACCATCCCTGA
- a CDS encoding ankyrin repeat domain-containing protein — MAHRVFEHARNGRVRELSGYLDLGVPVNSTDSDGNSLVMLAAYHGHPRTVLALLERGADPDRANSRGQTPLAGAVFKGEREVVAALVAADADPYLGSPNALESARFFGREDLLELLEVPEVPEVPEVD; from the coding sequence CTGGCGCACCGCGTGTTCGAGCACGCCCGCAACGGCCGCGTGCGCGAGCTGTCCGGCTACCTCGACCTCGGCGTCCCGGTGAACTCCACCGACAGCGACGGCAACTCCCTGGTGATGCTCGCCGCCTACCACGGCCACCCCCGCACCGTCCTGGCCCTCCTGGAGCGCGGCGCCGACCCCGACCGGGCCAACAGCCGCGGTCAGACCCCACTGGCCGGTGCCGTCTTCAAGGGCGAGCGCGAGGTCGTCGCCGCCCTCGTCGCCGCCGACGCCGACCCCTACCTCGGCTCCCCCAACGCCCTGGAGTCCGCGCGCTTCTTCGGCCGCGAGGACCTGCTCGAGCTCCTCGAGGTCCCCGAGGTCCCCGAGGTCCCCGAGGTCGACTGA
- a CDS encoding TrkH family potassium uptake protein, with protein sequence MEAKAPRRPRVLRHPAQVVALGFAAAVAVGTALLWLPPARRGEGSATFVEALFTAVSALCVTGHVVVDTREHWSSLGLVVILALAQVGGFGIMTSASLLGVFASRRLGLRSRMLTATESRGFDLGDVRTVLLGVVRVSVVVELVTAVLLTLRLLVGYDRPVASALWEGVFLAVSSFNNAGFALRSGSMTDFVSDPWMCLPVVGASFLGALGFPVLLELRKQFRAPKLWSLHTKLTLATTIPLLVVGTFFLTVNEWRNPATLGHLDWWARPLAGLFQAAATRSSGFNSIDVTQMNGGSWLVMDVLMFIGGGSASTAGGIKVTTFALLAVAVLAEFRGEPTVTLFHRKVADRVVRQALTVALASLGVVVVATTVLVEMTGAPLDQVVFEVVSSFATVGLSSGLLLQLPDTGQVVLALLMFLGRIGPITLGAALALRERTRLYEYPEGRPIIG encoded by the coding sequence GTGGAGGCCAAGGCCCCCCGGAGACCGCGCGTCCTGCGCCACCCGGCCCAGGTCGTCGCCCTCGGCTTCGCCGCCGCCGTCGCCGTCGGGACCGCCCTGCTGTGGCTGCCCCCGGCCCGCCGCGGCGAAGGCTCCGCCACCTTCGTCGAAGCCCTCTTCACCGCCGTCAGCGCCCTGTGCGTCACCGGTCACGTCGTCGTCGACACCCGCGAGCACTGGTCGAGCCTCGGCCTCGTCGTCATCCTCGCCCTCGCCCAGGTCGGCGGGTTCGGGATCATGACCTCGGCCTCCCTGCTCGGCGTCTTCGCCTCCCGGCGCCTCGGGCTGCGCTCGCGGATGCTCACCGCGACCGAGTCGCGCGGGTTCGACCTCGGCGACGTGCGCACGGTCCTGCTGGGCGTCGTGCGCGTCTCCGTCGTCGTCGAGCTCGTCACCGCCGTCCTGCTGACCCTGCGCCTGCTCGTCGGGTACGACCGGCCCGTGGCCTCCGCGCTGTGGGAGGGCGTGTTCCTGGCCGTCTCCTCGTTCAACAACGCCGGCTTCGCCCTGCGCTCGGGGAGCATGACCGACTTCGTCTCCGACCCCTGGATGTGCCTGCCCGTGGTGGGCGCCTCGTTCCTCGGGGCCCTGGGTTTCCCGGTGCTGCTGGAGCTGCGCAAGCAGTTCCGGGCCCCCAAGCTGTGGTCGCTGCACACCAAGCTCACGCTGGCCACCACGATCCCGCTGCTGGTGGTCGGGACGTTCTTCCTGACCGTCAACGAGTGGCGCAACCCGGCGACCCTGGGCCACCTCGACTGGTGGGCCCGCCCCCTGGCCGGTCTCTTCCAGGCCGCCGCCACCCGCAGCTCGGGGTTCAACTCGATCGACGTCACGCAGATGAACGGCGGCTCGTGGCTCGTCATGGACGTGCTGATGTTCATCGGCGGCGGTTCCGCGTCGACCGCGGGCGGCATCAAGGTCACGACGTTCGCCCTCCTGGCGGTCGCCGTCCTCGCCGAGTTCCGCGGCGAGCCGACCGTCACGCTGTTCCACCGCAAGGTCGCCGACCGCGTGGTGCGCCAGGCCCTCACGGTCGCCCTGGCCTCCCTCGGCGTCGTCGTCGTGGCCACCACCGTCCTCGTCGAGATGACCGGCGCCCCGCTGGACCAGGTCGTCTTCGAGGTCGTGTCCTCCTTCGCGACCGTCGGGCTCAGCTCCGGCCTGCTGCTGCAGCTGCCCGACACCGGCCAGGTCGTCCTGGCGCTGCTCATGTTCCTCGGCCGCATCGGGCCGATCACGCTCGGCGCCGCCCTGGCGCTGCGCGAACGCACTCGGTTGTACGAGTACCCCGAAGGAAGGCCGATCATTGGGTAG
- a CDS encoding potassium channel family protein, whose product MGSRRSALASPRSVVVIGLGRFGRSLALELMEDGQVDVLGIDNDPALVDELAGSLTHAVVADSTKEEALRQLSVHEFDRAVVGIGTNLEASILTVSVLLQFGIRNVWAKAISESHARILTQLGAHKVIRPEHEMGLRVAHLVRGRMLDYIEFDDGYAMVKTTPPAPIVGKSLGQVKLRSTYKVTVVAHHRAGDGFTYATPETVLAADDVIIVSGQIRDVEAFSALS is encoded by the coding sequence TTGGGTAGCAGACGTTCGGCGCTCGCGAGCCCCCGCTCGGTCGTCGTCATCGGCCTCGGCCGGTTCGGGCGGTCCCTGGCCCTGGAACTCATGGAGGACGGGCAGGTCGACGTCCTCGGCATCGACAACGACCCCGCCCTCGTGGACGAGCTCGCGGGGTCGCTGACCCACGCGGTCGTGGCCGACTCCACCAAGGAGGAGGCGCTGCGGCAGTTGTCCGTGCACGAGTTCGACCGCGCCGTCGTGGGCATCGGCACGAACCTCGAGGCGAGCATCCTGACCGTCTCGGTGCTGCTGCAGTTCGGCATCCGCAACGTGTGGGCGAAGGCGATCAGCGAGTCGCACGCGCGCATCCTCACCCAGCTCGGGGCGCACAAGGTCATCCGTCCGGAGCACGAGATGGGGTTGCGCGTCGCCCACCTGGTCCGCGGGCGGATGCTGGACTACATCGAGTTCGACGACGGCTACGCCATGGTCAAGACGACCCCTCCGGCGCCCATCGTCGGCAAGAGCCTGGGCCAGGTGAAGCTGCGCAGCACCTACAAGGTCACGGTGGTCGCCCACCACCGCGCCGGGGACGGGTTCACCTACGCGACGCCCGAGACCGTCCTCGCGGCCGACGACGTGATCATCGTGTCCGGCCAGATCCGCGACGTCGAGGCGTTCAGCGCCCTGTCCTGA
- a CDS encoding MarR family winged helix-turn-helix transcriptional regulator, whose amino-acid sequence MQLDELAERLLLSCSVLTRSATAAAPGTSLSLTQARVLGNLDRLGPQRISRLAELERCAQPSMTSLVTRLGDAGHVRRTADPLDARAVLVELTATGRAALVADRQRLCAPVARTLHDLPVDTGDLERLTGLLEEITHHLETGRTTRVATL is encoded by the coding sequence ATGCAACTTGATGAGCTGGCCGAGCGGCTGCTCCTCAGCTGCTCGGTCCTGACGCGCAGCGCCACCGCGGCGGCCCCCGGCACCAGCCTGTCCCTGACCCAGGCCCGCGTCCTGGGCAACCTGGACCGCCTCGGGCCCCAGCGGATCAGCCGGCTGGCCGAGCTCGAACGCTGCGCCCAGCCGTCCATGACGAGCCTCGTCACCCGCCTCGGGGACGCCGGCCACGTGCGCCGCACGGCCGACCCCCTCGACGCGCGGGCGGTCCTCGTCGAGCTCACCGCCACCGGACGCGCCGCGCTCGTGGCCGACCGGCAGCGGCTGTGCGCCCCGGTGGCGCGGACCCTGCACGACCTGCCGGTGGACACCGGCGACCTCGAACGACTGACCGGCCTGCTCGAGGAGATCACCCACCACCTCGAAACCGGGAGGACCACCCGTGTCGCAACGCTCTGA